In Centropristis striata isolate RG_2023a ecotype Rhode Island chromosome 5, C.striata_1.0, whole genome shotgun sequence, a single genomic region encodes these proteins:
- the rbbp8l gene encoding RBBP8 N-terminal-like protein: MECFNTLLLKLREVHEREVEGWQVKIQELSNKKGCDTKRMEELFTKNQQMKDQQRVLVENIKTLENRLRAGLCDRCTVTQEVAKRRQQEFEATQMQSLQHISLLAGEMNMVKKENKRLREELRSFRAALDRGTSSSTSSSSTTELKTSSSPDLPPSCGLLSRSREPPAGGSVAVKTEEQSGEGEEEEEDERQLRGINGGHFDSYRPLSWKTDPGVARLGDRRAQSVDGVDQRSSVPLPPPPPPPPPPPPPPAPPAPPGEVKPVRHVLHAPVACRPQPSKTSTVTLHWPLSDPPDWVSAPETSLVLQPAPKLNLPRFPSLVPSGPLPSSSRRSGLGSGSPWQKQISPVPPKEPTVVFRLANLPEHMEGPSKPQEKKSSRTDRVSGDGVREPYEGPLDLSDRGKSKSLQTPREGSPLVPSGGDRVQRSPDKDGKTNVSSHGQLSSSSSSSSSSSSGSPGVPKPPSGPSETPTDHNHKKEEVKTEQTNGKKVPVLTISLRPVVMLENLNSAALQEPLLARTKSSSAVAGSSSDDHDEEEEEESEQESNHGNKRKRASVETETDRDSETDNVHQERKIKITVRTEEKSSC, from the exons ATGGAGTGCTTCAACACGCTGCTCCTCAAACTGAGGGAGGTGCATGAGAGGGAGGTGGAGG GTTGGCAGGTGAAGATCCAGGAGCTGTCCAACAAGAAGGGCTG TGACACCAAGAGAATGGAGGAACTGTTCACCAAGAACCAGCAGATGAAAGATCAGCAGAGGGTTCTGGTGGAGAACATCAAGACTCTGGAGAACAG GTTGAGGGCGGGGCTCTGTGACAGGTGCACCGTCACCCAGGAGGTGGCCAAGAGGAGGCAGCAGGAGTTTGAAGCCACTCAGATGCAGAGTCTGCAGCACATTTCTCTCCTGG CAGGAGAGATGAACATGGTGAAGAAGGAGAACAAGAGACTGAGAGAGGAGCTGAGGAGCTTCAGAGCAGCTCTGGA CAGAGGAACCAGCAGCTCCaccagcagctcctccaccaCGGAGCTGAAGACCAGCAGCTCCCCAGACCTCCCTCCTTCCTGTGGCCTCCTCAGCAGGAGCAGAgagcctccagcagggggcagcgtGGCCGTCAAGACAGAGGAGCAGAGTGGagaaggtgaggaggaggaggagga tgagagacagcTGAGAGGGATCAACGGAGGACACTTT GACTCGTACAGGCCTCTGTCCTGGAAGACAGACCCGGGCGTGGCCCGTCTGGGGGAcaggag AGCTCAGAGTGTTGACGGAGTGGACCAGCGCTCCTCcgtccctcttcctcctcctcctcctcctcctcctcctcctcctcctcctcctgctcctcctgctcctcctggggAGGTGAAGCCGGTGAGACATGTCCTCCATGCCCCGGTGGCCTGCCGTCCTCAGCCCAGTAAGACCAGTACGGTGACGCTCCACTGGCCTCTGTCTGACCCTCCTGACTGGGTCTCAGCTCCAGAGACTAGTCTGGTCCTCCAGCCTGCTCCCAAACTAAACCTGCCCCGCTTCCCCAGCCTGGTGCCCTCCGGCCCCCTGCCCTCCAGCTCCAGGAGGTCTGGGTTAGGGTCGGGGTCTCCCTGGCAGAAGCAGATCTCCCCCGTCCCCCCTAAAGAACCCACGGTGGTCTTCAGACTGGCCAACCTGCCAGAACACATGGAGGGTCCCAGCAAGCCTCAGGAGAAGAAGAGCTCCAGGACCGACAGGGTCTCTGGGGACGGGGTCCGGGAGCCCTACGAGGGTCCTCTGGACCTGTCGGACCGGGGGAAGTCCAAGTCCCTCCAGACACCCAGAGAGGGGTCTCCTCTAGTCCCCTCAGGGGGAGACAGAGTCCAGAGGAGTCCTGACAAGGACGGGAAGACCAACGTATCTTCACATGGAcagttatcatcatcatcatcatcatcatcatcatcatcatcagggtCTCCTGGTGTCCCTAAACCTCCATCAGGACCCTCCGAGACCCCCACCGACCACAACCACAAG aaggaggaggtgaagacAGAGCAGACTAACGGGAAGAAGGTTCCTGTCCTCACCATCTCTCTCCGTCCAG TAGTGATGCTGGAGAACCTCAACTCTGCTGCTCTGCAGGAACCGCTGCTGGCCAGAACCAAG tctTCATCAGCTGTGGCAGGAAGCAGCTCAGACGATCacgatgaagaggaggaagaggagtcaGAGCAGGAGAGTAACCATGGCAACAAGAGGAAGAGAGCGTCCGTGGAGACGGAGACGGACAGAGACTCAGAGACAGACA ACGTCCATCAGGAGAGGAAGATCAAGATCACCGTGAGGACGGAGGAGAAGAGCTCCTGTTAG